A stretch of the Saccharolobus caldissimus genome encodes the following:
- a CDS encoding inositol-3-phosphate synthase, with amino-acid sequence MIRVAIAGLGNCASMLIQGIEYYKLKGDNYYDGLITPEIGGYKITDIEIVAAFDVSKNKIGKDISEAIFEPPNITPKIVDIQKKGIRVSPGPVLDGVAPHMVNVFNPIYDGSIENVIDELKSSKAEILVNLLPVGSEKATRTYANIALLSGTAFINAIPVFIASDPTGEFPRKFKEKNLPLAGDDIKSQLGATIFHRAITSLFRMRGVSVEETYQLNVGGNTDFLNMKTEERLISKRISKTEAVTSTLDYGEEIKNEGKIRIGPSDYVPFLGNTKVAYIYVKGSGFAGLPVKIEASLEVDDKANCAAVLVDVIRAVKVALDRRIGGPLEKVSAFYFKHPPVQAKDDEEAYRWFKEFLEMRDM; translated from the coding sequence ATGATTAGAGTAGCAATAGCAGGTTTAGGAAATTGTGCATCCATGCTAATTCAAGGAATAGAATATTATAAGCTAAAAGGGGATAACTATTATGATGGGCTAATTACGCCAGAAATAGGAGGCTATAAAATTACTGATATCGAAATCGTAGCAGCTTTCGACGTGTCAAAGAATAAGATAGGAAAAGATATTTCTGAGGCCATTTTTGAACCACCTAATATAACACCTAAAATAGTTGATATTCAAAAAAAAGGGATTAGGGTAAGTCCAGGACCTGTTCTTGACGGAGTAGCTCCCCATATGGTGAATGTTTTTAACCCTATATATGATGGTTCAATAGAAAATGTAATAGATGAATTAAAGAGTAGCAAAGCAGAAATACTAGTTAATCTATTACCTGTAGGAAGTGAAAAAGCGACTAGGACTTATGCGAACATAGCTCTATTAAGCGGTACGGCATTTATAAATGCAATACCGGTATTTATAGCAAGCGACCCTACTGGCGAATTTCCTAGAAAATTTAAAGAGAAGAATCTACCATTAGCAGGAGATGATATAAAAAGCCAATTAGGAGCTACTATATTTCATAGGGCAATTACTTCACTTTTTAGAATGAGAGGTGTAAGTGTAGAAGAAACTTACCAATTAAATGTAGGTGGGAATACAGATTTCTTAAATATGAAAACTGAAGAAAGGTTAATATCTAAACGAATAAGTAAAACTGAAGCGGTAACCAGTACGTTAGATTATGGAGAAGAAATTAAAAATGAGGGGAAGATAAGAATAGGTCCTAGTGACTACGTACCTTTCTTAGGAAATACAAAAGTTGCGTATATATACGTTAAAGGAAGTGGATTTGCAGGTTTACCAGTAAAAATAGAAGCGTCTTTAGAAGTTGACGATAAAGCTAATTGTGCAGCAGTATTAGTAGATGTAATAAGAGCAGTAAAGGTAGCTTTAGATAGAAGGATAGGTGGACCTCTTGAAAAAGTATCAGCATTTTATTTTAAACATCCACCAGTTCAGGCTAAAGATGATGAAGAGGCCTATAGATGGTTTAAGGAGTTCCTTGAAATGCGAGATATGTGA
- a CDS encoding acylphosphatase: MLKRLYVRVYGMVQGVGFRKFVQIHAMRLGIKGYAKNLPDGTVEVVAEGHEEALSKLLEYIKRGPPLAEVEKVDYKFIEYKGEFKDFETY, encoded by the coding sequence ATGTTAAAGAGATTATATGTGAGGGTTTACGGTATGGTACAAGGTGTTGGGTTTAGGAAATTTGTTCAGATCCACGCTATGAGATTAGGAATAAAGGGATATGCTAAAAACTTACCAGACGGTACGGTAGAAGTAGTTGCGGAAGGCCATGAAGAGGCCTTAAGTAAGTTATTGGAATATATAAAAAGAGGGCCACCGTTAGCTGAAGTAGAAAAAGTCGACTATAAATTTATAGAATATAAGGGAGAATTTAAAGACTTTGAGACTTATTAA
- a CDS encoding TrpB-like pyridoxal phosphate-dependent enzyme, giving the protein MVRAEDILPKYWYNIIPDLPKPLPPPRDPQGADFSRIDLLRSILPKEVLRQQFTIERYVRIPEEVRDRYLSIGRPTPLFRAKRLEEFLKTPAKIYFKFEGATPTGSHKINTAIPQAYFAKEEGIEHVVTETGAGQWGTAVALAASMYSMKSSIFMVKVSYEQKPMRRSIMQLYGAEVYASPTMLTDFGRKILEQNPQHPGSLGIAMSEAIEYALKNEFRYLVGSVLDVVLLHQSVIGQETIAQLDYLGEEADILIGCVGGGSNFGGFVYPFIGNKRGSKYIAVGSAEIPKFSKGEYKYDFPDSAGLLPLVKMITLGKDYVPPPIYAGGLRYHGVAPTLSLLMKEGIIEWKEYTEREIFEAAKIFMQTQGIVPAPESAHAIKAVIDEAILARKEDEKKVIVFNLSGHGLLDLSNYESMMKRWG; this is encoded by the coding sequence ATGGTAAGAGCAGAAGATATTTTACCTAAATATTGGTATAATATAATTCCAGATTTACCTAAGCCTTTACCTCCTCCAAGGGACCCCCAAGGTGCTGATTTCTCAAGAATTGATTTGCTAAGAAGTATATTGCCCAAGGAAGTATTAAGGCAACAATTTACTATAGAGAGATATGTAAGAATTCCAGAAGAAGTTAGAGATAGATATTTATCTATAGGTAGACCTACTCCTTTATTTAGAGCTAAGAGATTAGAAGAATTTTTGAAAACACCTGCTAAGATTTATTTTAAATTTGAAGGTGCAACTCCAACTGGTTCTCATAAAATTAACACAGCTATACCTCAAGCTTACTTTGCAAAGGAAGAGGGGATAGAACATGTTGTTACAGAAACCGGTGCGGGTCAATGGGGTACTGCAGTAGCATTAGCAGCTAGTATGTATAGCATGAAGAGTTCAATATTTATGGTAAAGGTTAGTTATGAGCAAAAACCAATGAGGAGAAGTATAATGCAATTATATGGGGCTGAAGTTTATGCAAGTCCAACTATGTTAACAGATTTTGGTAGAAAGATTCTGGAACAAAACCCTCAACATCCTGGTTCTTTAGGAATAGCCATGAGTGAAGCAATAGAGTACGCCCTAAAGAACGAATTTAGGTATTTAGTTGGTAGTGTTTTAGACGTGGTTCTTTTACACCAAAGCGTAATTGGTCAAGAGACTATAGCTCAATTAGACTATCTGGGAGAAGAGGCAGATATTTTAATTGGTTGTGTAGGAGGCGGTAGTAATTTTGGTGGTTTTGTTTATCCCTTTATAGGTAATAAGAGAGGTTCAAAATATATCGCTGTTGGGTCTGCCGAAATTCCTAAATTTAGTAAAGGTGAATATAAGTATGATTTTCCAGATTCTGCTGGACTGCTACCATTAGTAAAAATGATAACATTGGGTAAGGACTACGTTCCTCCACCAATTTATGCTGGAGGGCTTAGATACCACGGAGTAGCACCTACTCTAAGCTTACTTATGAAAGAGGGAATAATTGAATGGAAAGAATATACAGAAAGAGAGATATTTGAAGCCGCAAAAATATTTATGCAGACGCAAGGAATTGTTCCTGCTCCAGAATCAGCTCATGCAATAAAAGCTGTAATAGATGAAGCAATACTAGCAAGAAAAGAAGATGAAAAGAAAGTAATAGTCTTTAATTTAAGTGGACATGGTCTTCTTGATTTATCTAACTATGAATCTATGATGAAAAGATGGGGGTGA
- the trpA gene encoding tryptophan synthase subunit alpha encodes MHNKLLVVYMTLGYPDVNTFIEFIKGAVNYGADVLEIGIPPKYAKYDGPVIRKSYDVVRSKIKDIWNVLNEVRKNVNIPIVALTYLEDWISELDLFLSKLESIGVDGVLFPDLLIDYIDNFDEYVKVVKNRGLKNVIFTSPSVPDSLIQKVSKISDIFLYYGVRPTTGIPIPVSVKQLISRVRNLVENKLVVGFGLSDEKDLRDALYAGADGIAIGTLFIEEIEKNGINKSLELVKKFRGILDEF; translated from the coding sequence ATGCATAATAAATTGTTAGTTGTTTATATGACATTGGGCTATCCAGATGTTAATACTTTTATAGAGTTCATAAAAGGAGCTGTGAATTATGGAGCTGATGTACTCGAAATTGGAATACCACCTAAATATGCAAAATATGATGGTCCAGTCATAAGGAAAAGTTATGATGTAGTCAGATCTAAGATTAAAGATATTTGGAACGTATTAAACGAAGTAAGGAAAAACGTAAATATACCAATAGTTGCTTTAACTTACCTAGAGGATTGGATCAGTGAATTAGACCTATTTTTAAGCAAGTTAGAAAGTATAGGTGTCGATGGGGTGCTATTTCCTGATTTACTTATTGATTATATAGATAACTTTGATGAGTATGTTAAGGTAGTTAAAAATAGGGGTCTAAAAAACGTTATTTTCACTTCTCCTTCAGTTCCAGATTCTTTAATTCAGAAGGTTTCAAAGATTAGTGATATATTTCTATATTATGGAGTGAGGCCAACAACTGGCATACCTATACCAGTTTCTGTAAAGCAATTAATTAGCAGGGTCAGAAATCTTGTTGAGAATAAATTAGTGGTAGGGTTTGGTTTATCAGATGAAAAAGATCTAAGAGATGCTTTGTATGCAGGAGCTGATGGCATAGCTATCGGAACCTTATTTATTGAGGAAATAGAAAAGAATGGGATAAATAAATCTTTGGAATTAGTTAAAAAATTTAGGGGGATTTTAGATGAATTTTAA
- the trpD gene encoding anthranilate phosphoribosyltransferase, with amino-acid sequence MNFNEILKKLINKNNLTIDEAEELAKSIIKGEIPEILTSAILVALRMKGESKSEIIGFAKAMRELAVKINLPNAVDTAGTGGDGLGTVNVSTATAFLLSMVNPVAKHGNRAISGKSGSADVLEALGYNINVSPERAKELITKVNFVFLFAPLYHPAMKNVANIRRVLGIRTIFNILGPLTNPAGVKYQLMGVFSKEYLDLLADSVCELDFNKVILVHGEPGIDEVSPLGKTYLYLVHKSNIEKITVSPSDFKISSIPIDKLIVDSPEDSAIKILRAILGKDEYVEKFIKINTAVGLYLLDKVSDFKEGYEYAGYLMTKAMDKITEIISSNGDINKLKILMARVNGN; translated from the coding sequence ATGAATTTTAATGAGATATTAAAAAAACTAATAAATAAAAATAATTTAACAATAGATGAGGCTGAGGAGCTAGCTAAATCTATAATTAAGGGAGAAATTCCTGAAATCTTAACGTCAGCAATCCTAGTTGCGTTGAGGATGAAAGGAGAAAGTAAGAGTGAGATAATAGGTTTCGCTAAAGCGATGAGGGAATTGGCAGTTAAAATTAACTTACCTAATGCAGTTGATACTGCAGGTACGGGTGGAGATGGTTTAGGCACAGTTAATGTTAGTACAGCTACTGCGTTTTTACTTAGTATGGTAAATCCAGTTGCTAAACATGGAAATAGAGCTATTAGTGGAAAGAGCGGTAGTGCTGACGTATTAGAGGCTTTAGGCTATAACATTAATGTAAGTCCAGAAAGGGCTAAAGAGCTCATAACTAAGGTTAATTTCGTTTTCTTATTTGCTCCACTTTATCATCCTGCTATGAAAAACGTAGCTAATATTAGAAGGGTTCTAGGCATTAGGACTATATTTAATATTTTAGGCCCATTGACAAATCCAGCAGGCGTAAAATATCAATTAATGGGAGTATTTTCTAAAGAGTACTTAGATTTATTAGCAGATAGTGTATGTGAATTAGATTTCAATAAAGTTATATTAGTGCATGGAGAACCTGGTATAGACGAAGTTAGTCCTTTAGGTAAGACATATTTATATTTAGTTCATAAATCTAATATAGAAAAAATAACTGTTAGTCCATCAGATTTCAAAATTTCATCTATTCCAATAGATAAATTAATAGTAGATTCACCAGAAGATTCAGCGATCAAAATCCTTCGAGCTATTCTAGGTAAAGATGAGTACGTCGAAAAATTTATAAAGATTAATACTGCAGTTGGACTTTATCTTTTAGATAAAGTTAGTGATTTTAAAGAAGGCTATGAATACGCTGGCTATCTAATGACTAAGGCAATGGATAAAATAACTGAGATTATATCTAGCAATGGCGATATAAATAAGTTAAAAATTTTAATGGCGAGAGTTAATGGCAATTGA
- a CDS encoding N-(5'-phosphoribosyl)anthranilate isomerase, producing MAIELKICGNATISDVIELSKLDVDYIGIVTDPISPRFVKREFLSIVKKYTNKPIVSVKVNGDISEILKDLSVVEYVQIHRILTDSELELLRSYDTRRLILYVPASLEYKSYLRKVINITEKILIDSIKKGIEIDINIVKEIFKDYPNLGVGGKINLSNISNFIGLNPKWIDISSSVEIYPGKKSIEKVKKIIEVIKYGNIHDK from the coding sequence ATGGCAATTGAATTAAAAATTTGTGGAAACGCTACAATTTCTGATGTAATAGAACTATCGAAACTTGATGTAGATTATATAGGCATAGTTACAGATCCGATAAGTCCTAGATTTGTTAAACGAGAATTTCTATCAATAGTTAAAAAGTATACAAATAAGCCCATAGTAAGTGTTAAAGTTAACGGAGATATTAGCGAGATACTTAAGGATTTAAGCGTTGTAGAATACGTTCAGATACATCGAATTTTAACTGATTCAGAACTAGAATTACTTAGATCTTATGATACGCGACGATTAATTTTATATGTACCTGCCTCCTTAGAATATAAAAGTTATTTGAGGAAAGTCATTAATATAACTGAAAAGATATTAATAGATTCCATAAAAAAGGGTATTGAGATAGATATAAATATAGTTAAAGAAATATTTAAGGATTATCCTAATTTAGGCGTGGGAGGAAAGATTAACTTGAGTAATATTAGTAATTTTATAGGTTTAAATCCTAAATGGATAGATATTTCTAGTAGTGTAGAAATTTATCCTGGAAAGAAATCTATTGAAAAGGTTAAAAAAATTATAGAGGTAATAAAATATGGAAATATACACGATAAGTGA
- a CDS encoding anthranilate synthase component I, translating into MEIYTISDFASPFEVFRCIERNYGIAALLESIVGPQYKSRYSIIAWGSKDYIKVYDDPLDILPNHLKNAEHLEIPGLFKGGMIGYISYDAVRFWEKIKDLKPVAEDWPYAEFFIPNNIVVYDHNEGKVYVNADLSQIPNCNDLSDFKVSFYDESLNKENYMKIVSDTLEYIRSGYAFQVVLSRFYRYLFSGDPLKIYYNLRKINPSPYMFYLKFNDRYLIGSSPELLFRVQSSIVESYPIAGTRPRGNDKEEDLKYELELLNSEKDRAEHLMLVDLARNDLGKVCVAGTVKVPELMFIEKYSHVQHIVSKVIGTLKKKYNAFDVLAATFPAGTVSGAPKPMAMNIIETLEEYKRGPYAGAVGFISTNGDAEFAITIRTAFLNKDILRIHAGAGIVYDSNPESEYYETEHKLKALKVAIGVE; encoded by the coding sequence ATGGAAATATACACGATAAGTGATTTTGCCTCACCATTTGAAGTCTTTAGATGCATAGAAAGAAATTATGGGATAGCAGCGTTATTGGAAAGTATTGTAGGACCTCAGTATAAGTCAAGGTATAGTATCATTGCATGGGGGAGTAAAGATTACATTAAAGTATATGATGATCCATTAGACATCTTGCCTAATCATTTAAAAAACGCTGAACACTTAGAAATTCCAGGGTTATTCAAGGGAGGGATGATAGGTTATATTAGTTATGATGCGGTAAGATTTTGGGAGAAGATAAAAGATTTAAAACCAGTAGCCGAAGATTGGCCTTATGCTGAATTCTTCATTCCAAATAATATTGTAGTCTATGATCATAATGAGGGTAAGGTTTATGTAAATGCTGATTTGTCTCAAATACCTAACTGCAATGATCTTAGCGATTTTAAGGTTAGTTTTTACGATGAATCTCTAAATAAAGAAAATTATATGAAAATAGTTTCTGATACATTAGAGTATATTCGTTCAGGCTATGCATTTCAAGTTGTATTATCTAGATTTTATAGATATTTATTCAGTGGAGATCCATTAAAAATATATTATAATTTAAGGAAGATTAATCCTTCTCCTTACATGTTCTATCTCAAATTTAATGATAGATATTTAATAGGTTCTAGTCCAGAATTATTATTTAGAGTACAATCCAGCATAGTTGAAAGTTATCCCATAGCTGGTACTAGACCTAGAGGTAATGATAAGGAAGAGGATCTCAAATATGAATTAGAATTATTAAATTCAGAAAAGGATAGGGCTGAACATTTAATGTTAGTGGATTTAGCTAGAAATGATTTAGGTAAAGTTTGTGTGGCTGGTACAGTTAAAGTACCGGAGTTAATGTTTATAGAGAAATATAGTCATGTTCAGCATATAGTATCGAAAGTCATAGGTACTTTAAAGAAGAAATATAACGCGTTTGATGTACTAGCAGCTACTTTCCCCGCAGGTACAGTAAGTGGTGCACCGAAACCTATGGCAATGAACATCATAGAAACATTAGAGGAATATAAGAGAGGACCATACGCTGGGGCAGTAGGGTTTATCTCTACTAACGGCGATGCAGAGTTTGCAATAACTATAAGAACTGCTTTTCTAAATAAAGACATACTAAGGATCCATGCAGGCGCTGGTATAGTTTATGATTCTAATCCTGAATCCGAGTATTATGAAACTGAACATAAATTAAAGGCATTAAAAGTTGCTATAGGGGTGGAATAA
- a CDS encoding aminodeoxychorismate/anthranilate synthase component II, producing the protein MDLTLIIDNYDSFVYNIAQAVGELGSYPIVIRNDEISIKGIERINPDRIIISPGPGTPEKREDIGITLDVIKHFGKKIPILGICLGHQSIGYAFGAKIRRARKVFHGKISNIIIINSQPPPLYLSLPKEFKATRYHSLVVDDVKPPLVIDAISKEDNEIMAIHHEEYPIFGVQFHPESVGTPEGQKIFYNFLNRL; encoded by the coding sequence TTGGACTTGACCTTAATAATAGATAATTATGATAGCTTTGTATATAATATTGCTCAAGCAGTAGGAGAGTTGGGTAGTTATCCGATAGTAATTAGAAATGATGAGATAAGCATAAAAGGTATAGAAAGGATAAATCCAGATAGGATTATAATATCTCCAGGGCCTGGAACTCCAGAAAAAAGGGAAGACATAGGAATAACGTTAGATGTTATCAAGCATTTTGGGAAAAAAATTCCAATATTAGGAATATGCTTAGGTCATCAATCAATAGGATACGCTTTCGGTGCTAAAATAAGGAGAGCTAGAAAAGTTTTTCACGGAAAAATCAGCAATATAATTATAATAAACTCGCAGCCTCCTCCACTATATTTAAGCCTTCCTAAGGAATTTAAAGCTACTAGGTATCATAGTTTAGTTGTAGATGATGTAAAACCACCCTTAGTTATAGATGCAATCTCGAAAGAAGATAATGAAATTATGGCAATACATCATGAAGAATATCCAATCTTTGGCGTTCAATTTCATCCCGAAAGTGTTGGAACACCAGAGGGACAGAAGATATTTTATAATTTTTTGAATAGGTTATGA
- the trpC gene encoding indole-3-glycerol phosphate synthase TrpC, with product MPRYLKGWLKDVVDLSLRRTPISISRQRPLFSLYNRIIEFNKSKINAIIAEYKRRSPSGLDIERDPIEYSKIMEKYAVGLSILTEEKYFGGSYDILRKISSNVSIPILMKDFIVKESQIDDAFNLGADTVLLIVKILTERELESLINYARSYKMEPLVEVNDEKDLEIALRVGAKMIGVNSRNLETLLIDKEKQRKILEMIPSNVIKVAESGISEKKEIEELSKLGVNAFLIGTTLMKNPEKIKEFI from the coding sequence ATGCCTAGGTATTTAAAAGGTTGGTTAAAAGATGTTGTAGATTTATCATTGAGGAGGACACCTATTAGTATTTCTAGACAAAGACCGTTATTTTCGTTATATAATAGAATTATCGAGTTTAATAAGTCTAAAATTAATGCAATTATAGCAGAATATAAACGTAGATCTCCATCCGGTTTAGATATAGAAAGAGATCCAATAGAGTATTCGAAAATTATGGAAAAATATGCTGTTGGTCTTAGTATTCTAACTGAAGAAAAATATTTTGGTGGATCTTATGATATTTTGAGGAAAATATCTAGTAATGTTTCCATACCTATACTCATGAAAGACTTTATCGTAAAGGAGTCTCAAATAGATGACGCTTTTAACTTAGGTGCTGACACTGTATTATTAATAGTTAAAATATTAACGGAAAGGGAACTTGAAAGTCTTATTAATTACGCAAGAAGTTATAAAATGGAACCTTTAGTAGAAGTTAATGATGAGAAGGATTTAGAGATTGCATTAAGAGTTGGTGCTAAAATGATAGGAGTTAATTCCAGGAATCTAGAAACGTTATTAATAGATAAAGAGAAGCAAAGAAAAATTCTAGAAATGATACCATCTAATGTAATCAAAGTAGCCGAAAGCGGTATTTCGGAGAAAAAGGAAATAGAGGAGTTAAGCAAACTGGGGGTAAATGCGTTCCTAATAGGCACTACATTAATGAAAAATCCAGAAAAGATTAAAGAATTTATATGA
- a CDS encoding pyridoxal phosphate-dependent aminotransferase — protein sequence MTSIFDFNANISQLSGESTLLYKEIAKKVEKTKKLKIIDFGIGQPDVVTFKRIREAAKSALDEGFTSYTSALGIDELRIKIAEYLNNRYSTDVKKEEVIVTPGAKTALFLSFILYVNPGDEVILFDPSFYSYSEVVKLLGGKPIYVNLKWDKSEGFSIDVRDLENKITKKTKMIVFNNPHNPTGTLFSSSDVEKIINIAKDNKLLLLSDEIYDNFIYEGRMKSVLEDSDWRDFVLYINGFSKTFSMTGWRLGYVVAREDIINKMGILAANIYTCPTSFAQKAAVKAFETFDEVNEMVKLFRKRRDLIYEELNKIKEIKVSKPNGAFYIFPNIGDILQMKNIDVKTFAIKLIEEKGVVTIPGEVFPLNIGRQFLRLSFAVDENIIKEGVNRIREFIEGMMNTR from the coding sequence GTGACCTCAATATTTGATTTTAACGCAAATATCTCGCAGTTAAGCGGTGAGAGTACTTTACTATATAAAGAAATAGCAAAAAAAGTGGAGAAGACTAAAAAATTAAAGATTATCGACTTCGGAATTGGACAACCAGACGTAGTTACTTTTAAACGAATAAGGGAAGCAGCCAAGAGCGCCTTAGATGAAGGCTTCACTTCATATACCTCAGCTTTAGGTATAGACGAATTAAGAATTAAAATAGCTGAATATTTAAATAATCGATATAGCACTGATGTCAAGAAAGAGGAAGTTATTGTAACTCCAGGTGCTAAAACTGCTCTTTTCCTATCCTTTATCCTTTATGTAAATCCAGGTGATGAAGTTATATTATTTGATCCCTCATTTTATTCATATTCAGAAGTAGTTAAATTATTGGGTGGGAAACCAATTTATGTTAATTTAAAATGGGATAAATCAGAGGGTTTTTCTATTGACGTAAGAGACCTAGAGAATAAGATAACTAAAAAAACTAAGATGATAGTTTTTAATAATCCGCATAATCCCACTGGTACGTTATTCTCTTCATCAGATGTTGAAAAAATAATTAATATAGCAAAGGATAATAAATTATTATTATTATCTGATGAAATTTATGATAATTTTATCTATGAAGGTAGAATGAAAAGTGTATTAGAAGATAGTGATTGGAGGGATTTCGTGCTTTATATAAACGGTTTCAGTAAAACGTTCTCTATGACTGGATGGAGATTAGGATATGTAGTTGCTAGGGAGGATATAATAAATAAAATGGGCATACTAGCTGCAAATATCTACACATGTCCTACAAGTTTTGCGCAAAAAGCCGCAGTAAAAGCTTTTGAAACATTTGATGAAGTTAATGAGATGGTCAAATTATTTAGAAAAAGAAGGGATCTAATATATGAAGAGCTTAATAAAATTAAGGAGATTAAAGTTTCTAAACCTAATGGTGCCTTCTATATATTTCCAAATATAGGGGATATTCTTCAAATGAAGAACATAGATGTAAAAACTTTCGCCATAAAGCTTATTGAAGAGAAAGGTGTAGTTACGATACCAGGCGAGGTATTTCCATTAAATATAGGTAGACAATTCTTGAGATTAAGTTTTGCAGTAGACGAAAATATTATTAAAGAGGGTGTAAATAGAATTAGAGAATTTATAGAAGGAATGATGAATACCCGATAG